The Triticum urartu cultivar G1812 chromosome 5, Tu2.1, whole genome shotgun sequence genome contains the following window.
AATGAAAATTACACATAAAACAATTGTTCTACTGTTTAGGTTTGAAAATAAAAATAGTAGTAAAATGAGAGATTAATATCCTCAATCTTGACTCGAGTCCAAAGCAGGACAGCACAGGTAGACACAAGAGGCAAGACAATCTTATTCCTCCTCGAAACAGGCTTTCatcccgctttatatataaagcaacaaCCGAAAGTACACGGACAAACGATACAAAATGATAAGGTAGCCCTCTTACAAAGCTGATCCTGAGATATCCGATGAACGCAGAACACACGCGACTACACTACCAGCTACAAGCACCGGAAGCACTAAACGTCCTCACACTAGAACCTAGCACACCTAAGCTCAACGACAatgcccctaagaagaagaacagCGCAGAGTGTCACCGCTGACAAATCTTATTGCCCACGCTATACCCCCTTCCTTCTAAATGTAGGAGGACATGCGGCATTGGTGCAACTTATCAAAAATTACATGGTGGGTCCATCAGCTTGGTGAGGATGTACAATTCCATCCATCAACTAGTAAACTGGCGAAAGCGACCCACTGAACTTGGTACTAATGATAACATAGTGATGATCAGGTTAGTCCAAAAGAGGCCATGGGAGGGGAAATATGCCTACGTGATGGCTGGTTCAAGCCACAATGCGATTTCCTGAAACCCGTTTAAGTGTACTTCTGTGACAAAGCTGATTCTGTAACTTTGCTAATGAAGTGAATCCACAAGTGATTCGAAGCCAACTAGAACTGAAACTGTTAGGCGATGGATCTCGATCTGATTTCTCACACTCATAGGGTAGCTTACAGAGTTCCACTTTGTCTTGTGGGAAGGAAAGAAGAAAGCAAAAGCAAAAAAGAAAGGTCGTGCCATGCCGATGCCTGATCCTCCTGGATGCTCTCCCAGTCGCGCTGCCTTTCTTAAGTATAGTTCACCCACTCTGGGCCCATGAACAGGCGATTCGGATGCTTGATCCGAGGTGGCTTGGCGATGACGCGCTCCTGCCCCTGATAGGTTGTAGGTCGAGTTTCTGCTGCCATGTTGTCCTGCCTGTCTGACCTGGCCACCTCCTGACTGTCGATGGATGCTTCTGTACTTGGGACGCTGACATCCCCTGCTTCTTGAGAGCACGCTTGTCCCCAAGCTGCTACTGACGGGTAGCGCCCTTTGAGAGCAAGAGCATCCTCCCATGACGCGTCTAGCAGCTCAGAATCTGACTAGCGCACCAAGTATTGTTTGCGGCGACCCGAAGGAGTTTGCCGCCAACGCTTGTCCAGGAGCTCTACAGGTAACAACTCAGAAGAACGAGGGATCGGCAGAGTAGTTGATGCAAGAGTACCTGGTGAGAGCGCTTGCCgcagttgagagacgtggaagactgGATGTATTCGCGATTGCGGAGGCAGCTCCAATTCATATGCCACAGGATTGATCCGGTGTAACACCTTGAACGGACCAAAATACCTGAATGCGAGCTTGTGGTTGGCTCGGCGATGCACTAAAGATTGCACATACGGCCGCAACTTAACAAACACTGCGTCCCCCACGGTGAACTCCCGTTCAGACCATTTTTTGTGTGCCTGCACCTTCATGATGTGACGTGCACGGTGCAGATGCTGCCTGAGTACTTGCTGCATTGTCTTCCTCTCCTCCAGCCAGTCTTCCAGTGCTGGTATTTTGCACACCGATGTTGCCCCAATTCCCTAGTGTCATGGTTCATGTCCATACAGTGCTTGCAATGGTGACATGTCTAGGGCCGAGTGGTAGCTGGAATTGTACCAAAATTCAGCAAGTGAAAGGAATTGGCTCCAGTGATTGGGACACGCATGAATGAAGCACCTCAGATAGATCTCGAGACACTGATTGACCCGTTCTGATTGCCCACCCGTTTGCGGGTGGTATGGGGTGCTCATCTTGAGTTCCGTTCCAATGCAGGCAAACAGCTCACGCCAGAATTTGCTCGTGAATACTGGGTCTCTGTCTGAGATGATGCCTTTTGGTAGCCCGTGGAGCTTGTAGACGTTATCCAAGTATGCTCTAGCCACTCTGGCTGCAGTGAATGGATGCTGAAGGGGCAGAAAGTGTGCGTAGCGTGTAAATTTATCCACCACCACCAAAATGCAATTTGCCTTGCCTGATTGCGGTAGACCGTCAATGAAATCCATCGTCACCACTTGCCAGGACCCTTCCGGTAGTGGGATTGGTTCGAGTAAGCCTGGATATTTAACCTGTTTCGGTTTAGCTTGTTGACAGACTGCAGATCCCTGCACATACTGACGAACCTGCTGCTTCATTTTTGGCCAGGCAAACAACCTGCGGAGACGCCTATAAGTCACTGGGAAACCTGAATGCCCTCCCACCGTGCTATCATGAAAAGCACGCAGCACAGATTGTTGGACTGCAGGCGAACCCCCCAGCCACAGCCGTTGTTTGAAGTATAGCAGGCCATCAGAGACAGAAAAACACCCTTTCGGGTCTGGTTGCTGCGAGAACTGCTCCAGCAACTTTCGAGCATGCGGGATATCCGTGTAGCTGGCCCTTATATCATTAATCCAAGTGGGTTGGCAGACGGAAATCGCCATGGCCTGATTTTGCTCATGGCGACGGCGAGACAGTGCGTCTGCAGCATTGTTGGTGGATCCCTGCCTGTAACAAATTTTGTAGCGTAACCCCAAGAGCTTGGTAAATGCTTTCTGTTGCCATACCGTTGACAATCGCTGATCATCCAAATGCACCAGACTGCACTGATCTGTCTGTATCAAAAATTCATCATGATGTAGGTAGGGACGTCATTGCTCTACTGCCATGAGTATAGCTAAACATTCCTTCTCATAGGTGGACAACCCCCTATGTTTGGGAGCCAAAGGTTTGCTCATGTAAGCGATCGGATGTCCTCCCTGCTGTAACACTGCTCCTATTCCATAATCACACGCGTCTGTGTCAATGATGAATTGTTTTGTAAAGTCTGGTAAGTGCAGAACAGGTGCAGAAATCAGACTTTGTTGCAGCAACTCGAATGCCTTGGCAGTTTCAGCAGTCCAAACAAATGGACGGTTCTTCTTGAGTAGATTAAAAAGAGGTCTTGCAATAATGCTGAAATGCTTGACAAATTTTCGATAGTAGCCGGCCAAACCGAGGAAGCTGCGCACTTCTTTGCTGTTGTTAGGGACAGGCCACTTTCTGATAGTTTCGATCTTTTCTGGATCTATTGAAACCCCTTGCTCATTGATAACATGTCTGAGATAAGCAATCTGTCACTGTCCGAAAGCACACTTAGATTGCTTGACTTGCCAGTGATCCCTCCGGAGTAATTGCAATACCTGACGAAGATGATCTACGTGTTGTTTCAGAGTTCTACTGAAAACCAAGATGTCATTAAAGAACAATATAACACATACCCATAGCAGTGGTCGCGAAGTGCAGGTCACAGCGCCGATGAAAGTAGGAGGTGCAACAGCTAAACCAAACGACATGAACAAATACTCCCAATGGCCTAAGTGCGTTGTAAAGGCTGTCTTATACTCCTCTCCCTCTGCCAATCTTATCTGGTGATACCCTGCATGTAAGTCCAATTTGGAGAACCATCGAGCACCTACCAGCTCATCTAGTAACTCGTCAATGATTGGCATTGGATACTTGCTGACAATTGTCATTGCGTTCAAACATCTGTAATCTACACACAGGCGCCATGTCCCGTCCTTCTTTTTCACAAGCAAGGATGGAGAAGAAAATGGACTGGTGCTCTCCCTGATAATGCCTGCATCGAGCAGTTCCTTCACTTGACCCTCAATTTCATTTTTGAGCTCTGGTTTGTGCCTGTAGGGACGCTGGTTGACAGGTTGCGCCCCTTCCATGAGTGGGATCCGGTGATCGCAAGCACGCCTCGGTGGAAGTCCTTTTGGCTCTTCAAAAACATCCATGTATTGCTCCAAAACCCTGAGGATTTCTACTGGTATGGCTTCCTCTTGCACACCTGCTTCGTTCACATCATTCAGGTGGACCACATATGCAACTGAGCCCTGTTTACAAGCAGCTAAAAGCTCCTAAGACCAAATCGCTGAACATTGATGCTGGTTTTTAGTTACTGCCTGCAGATCCACAGCCCCTTGGTCAGTGGTCACTGTCATATGTTGCGCCTCCCAATCGATATGCATCGGGCTATGTTTcttgagccaatccattcctAGGATAGCATCATAAGCCCCAAGTGAGAGGAGCTTAAAATCTGTGACAAATTCATGTCCATGAGATGTCCACAGGCACCGAGGTATGAAACTGTCACAGTGTAACACTGCACCATCCGCAACCTTAACTTTGCAAGCTTTGGACAGTTTACGCACCCCGGATAACTTAGCAGCCATGCGATGGTCGACGAAAGATGCTGAACTGCCTGAATCGACTAGCAACGACATCTCTATACCCTGTATCCATGCGTGTAGCTGCATCACACCTGGCCCATCTGACCCTTCAATAGCCTGCTTGGAAATGGTGCATAAATTGTCTCCCTCAAGCTCCGTGTGAATCTTGATTGTGCTCGCCCAACACTTCCTCTGTTGCAAATAACTCCAGCAGCTCTTCCACTACATGCATCTGGACGGTCGAGGGGCATGTGTGATCTTTGCCCCACCGTTCGCCACACTTAAAACAGAGACCTCTAGCTCTTCTGAAAGTACGCAGCGCTGCCATCTTACTGTTATCTGTCCCTGCTCTTGCTGCTTCTGTTCCTCGGCGATCTTCCGCACTAGTTGCAGGTGCTGATGGTCGTGCAGTGCTCACAGACAGGCTCGGAGCACTTGTTGTCATGAAACGTGGTGCTGGGAAGCGACTGGGCACCGTATGCCTGGCAACCTCGCCCTCCGCCACTTCCTCCTGAAGCAGCGCCAGAGAACATGCCGTGCCGAGGTCGGGCGGGCGTTGGATGAGCACCACCGCCCATATGTCCGCCCGCAGACCCTCGATGAATCGTGTAAGGAAAAAATACGGATGCGTCAGTTCAGAGTATGATATCATGTGATTCATTAAAGTTTCAAAACGTTCAATGAAATCCGCAACAGAATCCGTCTGCCGTATAGCATAAAACTGATGGATAAGCAATTGGTGCTTATCATGACCGAATCAACTGCATAACAGAGCTGTGAATGACTCCCAGTCAAGACCAGCGATCTTGTGTTGTACTGATTGCAACCAAATGGCAGCCGAACCAGAGAAATTCAAAATCGCCATGGGTACCCAATAGGACTCCTGAACCGCAAACATCTAAAAATATTGCTCCGCCAGCGTTTTCCAAAGCTGAGGATTCTCGCCCGCGAAATTGGGAAACGAGATCGGCGGGGGTGCTTGCCCCATCGCCGTCAGTACTTGTGAGGACAACGGGGAAGAATTCGAGGATGGGATCATGGCCATACCCGTGACCGGGGAAGCCGCCGGTGACTCTAAAGTTACCGTCGGAGATCCACCGAGGTGTAGTGACGCGCCGTGGCTTGGTTGCCCTTGAATCTCGTGCACAACGACCGGAGAAGTCGGCGGCGACAGCGAACTGGTGGGTGGTGCCGATGACGCTGATGCGGCCTGGAGCGCGGCAACCGAGATCTCCAATTGCGCGAACCGCACCTCCAACTCTGGCTTCCACGAGACGAGGGCTTCGATCCGTGCGGTCTGCGTCGCCACGGCCTTGAGGATGGCCTTGTTGTCCTTCTCTTGCCGGTTGGCGCGGGCGGCGGCCTCGTCGCTCATCTTGTCGAGGTACGCTTTCAGGGCCGGATCCATGTTGGCGATGAGGTTGTCGCGCGCTTGCTTCTGGCGACGGGTTTCCAGGGCGGCGACCtagtggcggtggcggtggcggacTGGTGGTGGAAGGGTGGTGGGTGGCTAGCTGATACCACGATGTTAGGCGATGGATCTGATTTCTCACACTCATAGGGTAGCTTACAGAGTTCCACTTTGTCTTgtgggaagggaaagaagaaagcaaaagcaaaaaagaaaagcCGTGCCGTGCCGTGCCGATGCCTGATCCTCCTGGATGCTCTCCCAGTCGCGCTGCCTTTCTTAAGTATAGTTCACCCACTCTAGGCCCACGAACAGGCGATTCGAATGCTTGATCCGAGGTGGCTTGGCGATGACGCGCTCCTGCCCCTGGTTGGTTGTAGGTCGAGTTTCTGCTGCCATGCTGTCCTGCCTGTCTGACCTGGCCACCTCCTGACTGTCGATGGATGCTTCTGTATTTAGGACACTGACAAAAACAAACAGTCCTTAGTAGTTACTCCACGGGATGAGGGAATGTTGATCAACATTGACCAACCACCACGACCCACCCACGGAGTAATTTATTCGGTCAATAATAGTCAGTTTGGGTTTTATACATGAAAAAAAACTGAGCAGATAGTGGAACGAACAAATTAACACGGCAGGCAGACAAAAACGCATCGTACCAAGCGAATAAACTGCAAAAAATCACCACAATTGAGGACCCTAACTCAAAAAGCCATCATCTTTCGTTTTTGTTTTTCCAAAACCACCATCATTATACTGACAGTTTTTAGAAAATGCCGATTGATCGATTAGAGAAGTTTGATGCAAATTTAACAAATGGGTCCCATTGTCAGGTGCCACATGGCTGGGTTTAGACGGGTGCCCGTCACGCATGTACTCACGACGCTAAGGTTTGACCAGCTCGCGTTGCAGCAAAAGCAAATCATCAGTCCAACTCCAAATCACAGCCATCATGCCGCAGCGCACCCGCCGCTGCCCCGCGCCCGCTAGCGAGCCTGCCTTGCAGCGCCGCCGCACACCCGCCCGCAAGTATGCCTTGCAGCGCCACTGCCTCCAGCCACCGAGAGCCTTGCTTGCCTCCACGGGGAGCACCGGGGCCGCAAAGGCGGCCAACTTATGAAAGGGGACGAGGGGGCCACGGGAACCGCCGTGGCTGCCGGGCCTCGGCCAGTAGGGAGAGGCGACGGGAGTTTGGCCGCTCGTGCGCACCATCGTGCGGGACGGCGGCCATTGAGCGTCGACGGGGACGCCATGGTGGAAGGCGGCGGGCAGCACCTCTCCACAAGATGAGCACTGGTACGACTCCTAATCCGAGCTCGAACCAGGACCTCGCCGCCATCGACTCTGGTGAGGAGCTACTCCACAACGTCGCCGGTCTACATCTTCCATCACAGTAGCGGCCATGGATGAGCGAAGGTGCCGGTAGCGAGCTCTCCGGCGAGCTCATGAGCTGCTCGACGGAATGCCAGAGAGGGGTCGAGAGAGACGGGAGATGCTGACAAGTGGGCCTATATCAACTTAACGAGCTATGCAAACATTGTTGACTTTTCTTGACACGCCATCACTTACACGCGGGTTGCAGGCGTCTGGTTTTCACTGAAGCCGCTCTAATCGGTCAATCAGTGTTTTCTAAAAATTGTCAACACAATTGCAGCAGGTTTTTGAAAAAAAGAAAACGAAAGGTTGTGATTTTCTAAATTAGAATCCTCAATTATGGTGGTTTTTTGCAATTCACTTCGTCCAAACCTATTATCCACAGTTCTGCTCAACACTATTGCAATATCCAGGGTGCTTATTTCTTATTCAGACCAATTCAGTATGTGCTGATCGACACCAACCCAATTCAGTGTGTGCCGATCGACACCAACCGAACAACAGCGACATCGACATCAATTGATCCGCCGCACCAGCCGTTCGATCAGGCAACGCGTCAGCACAGCATGATCATGTCGGAAATGATGAGCCGGCACACCTGGATGCGACGGTCGCCGGTGAGCGCCGCATTAAACGAGTTATTTACCCCAAACCACCACACTTGAGACTAGAGTAACATCACGCACTCGAGCATCTTTCATAAAAAATCGTCTTTTGAACTTTTCTAgctttttttttgaatttactataGCTTAGGAgcagatttttttttcttttgaggGAGCTCAGAAGTAGATGCGCTCGGGTGCATAGATGGATTTTTGCATAGGTTCTTTACTTCTTTCTAATACTAGTTGACCCGTTGAGCCAAATGGCGCAGAGGCATGCTAAAGCCATTTACGCGATGAAAAGAATTTCCATGTGTTTAATCCCCTAATGACAGGAAACATGATGGAATGTTGTGTATAGTGATCTAGATATACACGGCTTATTTTAGTAGTATAGAGTCTAATCTAAAACGAAAATGCATGCCTTGGTATGAAAATTAAGATAGAATTGTCTTTCACAACCAGAGTGTTTTGAAAAGGTTTGTCTTTCTCAATAAAAAAAGGTTTTAGCAACCACTTAGGCATAAGCATGTATTATCTTTACTCCTTTATTAATTAGCCAAAAAATATGTGCATGTCTAACAGTATCTACAAAGTATTTAAGGTTTTACTGTCCTGGACTGCTCGGTGTCCGGCCCACGAAAGGTTTTCCTGGGCCTGCTCTGCTCGCTGTAGAATATGAAGCGGCAGGGTATGTATCCTGTTAATCCCACCTTCACACGATACATTGCGGACTGGGCGGAGACACGGCGGTGACCTGCAAGCCAAGATGATGGGAGGTGGGCGGTTACAGAGAGAGACGACACAACGACTTGCAAGCATGTGATTTATAGTCCAGTAAATATCACATGGCACTGGTAGGAACCCAATGGCCAGATATTGAATAAGGTGTGACGTTAAAGTTAGTCCAATCATCTCCCTGTCAGAACATACACAACATTTCACCTCTAAAGTTCACCTCTACATATTTTTTTACTAAACAATGTTTTGCCAGAATGTCATACACCATTTCAGCACAGCGATCCTTTTTTATATACGGAGCAACGAGAACAGGAACTAATCTTAGTGAACTAAAAGTTATTCTCCATCTTAATAAAAAGAGTCAGACAGCATACGAGCATAAAAAGAAGTCCACATCACCCCTGTGGTTTCAGAAACCGGCTAACCCACCCCCCAACTCTGAAACCAATTAACTAATCCCCTGAGATATCTAATACCAGCCAAGGCACCCCCTAATCCCAATTAAAGTGGTATCTGCCGATGGTTTTACTTGCGTGGCTGTACAGGATGGCCACGTCGGCTTGGTAGGAGGCGCAGGAGATATGAGCACGGGCCGCCGGCTGTTCCTAATTCATCCAATCCCCAATCCCCAACCCCATAGTTcatctcttcctcctctcctgttcGTCGCCATGGCTGCGGGCTGAAGCTAGATGTTTGTTTGTTCTCTGGTTCTTCTCCTCCCGTTTTCGCTGCCATGGCCGCCCCTCTCCTCCCCTGATCCATTATTCTCCCATGACCTGGAAGCACCTTGAACAAGGAGCGCCCTTGCCATGGCTGAACGGAGCAGCACAATCTTATCTTGGAGTTTATGTTCAGTGTACATCGTGAGTTTTAATTGGGACAGTACAGATGCAGATATACTGAACTTTAAACTTTTTTGAAGTCAATGCCCTGTTTTGCTTTCGTTGGAATTTTTTTACGAGTAGAATGCGTCGTTGGTTCAATTTGTTGTCTATATTACTTCTCAAGGGAGACAAGGGCTGGGTGTTCCCCATCGAATTTTTGCTACAAACTGAAAGGTAAAATGCGAGTAGTACTTTAGCTTACATGAATCCTGTATGATACTAACAACATAGCTTTTCTTCAAATGGAGAAGAGAATAACAGTGGTTGCGTTTTTTGTTGGTTAGTGCGAACATCTTGGTAAGGAATCCAGGCTAGAGATCATCAGGGACGCAAGTCACACCTTGCTGTTGGAGGGGGCGAGAAGGTCAACAATTTCACCAAGTTGTTCTCCTAGATGACCCGAATAGACCTTGATTTGGCAGAGCCCAAACTGAAAGCTGCTCAGAGCATCCATTCTTTCAGGAAAACTACACCCAAAATCATCTCAGGGGCCCAAATGGTGTACATTATACTCTTTGTAGGCATGTACTAATGCTATGAGAAGAGAGAATTCAGTTTAGTTGAGATTGAGAATCAGTACATGCAAAAAGTGTTATCTTCTCTCGCTGGTGTTGTTGTCCCAGTCTAGTTGAAAAAGAAGACTTCAGAGAAAGCATTTTATTTAGGAAATGTACTTCTGAGTCTACAAACTGTTGCATATGCACCAATATATGTAATCTGAATGCAATATTTTCTTCTAACATGAATGAAAGTTTTTGTGAATTGAAAGTACTCTGTTGTTGTAATTATCATGGTTGCAAATTGGCAGCATTTTATTTACATTCGCCATCATTATTGCAAATTGGCAATAGCAGAATTAATAAACAAGACATGACGACAATTATCTGTACTGTTTCAGCTTTACTTTGGAAGAACAAATTTTTCTAAACACAGAAGTGAAATCACATAAGAACAAATCATGCCCACATCGCAAAACAGTATATGTGTCACATAACAGGGAACAAGTGCTACTAGTACCAGTTTTACATAATATAGCATGAACTAGAGCATGCATAACAGTGAATGATGTACCACAAGTTCATATTTATTTCAATGTAGGTAGGTAACTAGCAGTCAATTATTGCCATATAACCACCATTGGAATCCTGATTGGTTTGACATTGGCTGAGATCTCGACCCAGGTGTTGGTTGATAAGAAGATGATGCTGATGGAGGTTGAGATGATTGTGACTGGGCAAATGGTTCCATGCCACTTCTGAGACTTTGCTCTATTTTGTTGGATCCTCACAGTCACCTTCTTTCTAATGATTTCCATTGCCGTTATTACAGAGTAGAACCTTGATCTCATGATGGCATTATTAAATGACTCACACATGTTGTTCTCAACTGAGTCACAGAAAGAGCCAATCCTAAAGTAGGCCCTAAACCAATGCTCCGACGCGGTTTTCATCATGTCTCTTGCTCCTTCTACTGTGTTTTGTGCAAGCTTAGCCCTGTTGTAATTGAATTGGCTTCTATCTGATGACTTCGCACATGCCCAGAACATTTTCTGAAAGACCTTGTCCCTGTGTTCTTTTCTCCAGTTAGCATAAATGTGTCTTGCACACATCCTATGCTCTGCTTGAGGCACAAGCTCATTGACTGCCCTGATGAGACCCTACATAAGGGAAGAAAAAACTGACATAAGCAAATAATCTCACATCCATAAGGACAATAGGAGAGTAAGATAATTAATTATGTATCATATATGCAATAACAAAAATATGAGTAACAAAATTTAGCTCACTTTCTGTTGATCAGAGATGAGAACCCATCCTTCACCATTGTTGTTTATCTGGAGATCTTTTTGAAGAAACGCAATGAACCAGTACCAGGACTCATAGCTCTCAACCTCTACTATTGCCCAAGCTATTGGATACATCTGGTTATTTGCATCTCTGCCAATTGCACAAAGCAACTGCCCCTTGAATGCGCCCTTCAAAAAACATCCATCTAGCCCCACCACTCTTCTACATCCTGCAAGAAATCCTTTCTTGCAACCATCTAAACACATATACATTCTTTCAAACACATTACTATTAAGAATTTCTGGATTTAATGTCACTGCGATAGTGCTACCGGGGTTGCTTCTAAGCAACTCAAGCTGATAATCATAAACCCGAGCATACTCACCATCAGATAGATCAATTATCTTCTCCATAACAAATTTCTTTGCTCATTTGCATTTGGAGATGGACACATCAGCTACTAGATCCTGAAGAACAGCTTGTTGAATGTGCTCTGCCTTCCATGATGGATTGTCCCTAATTTGCCTAAAATACTTCTTTGCAATGACACCACATGTGACCAGCTTGTTGTCCCTTCTTGGAATGCAAGTGTGCTCATTATTGTACCTCCATACTAGAAACCAATCAGACCTACTAGTAATGGACCCATAAATACTCCAAGGACAGCCAGGCCAACTGCATTTTGCACTTACTCTCCTTTTCTCATCTTTTGGAAATAACAAGTGGTGATATGTTTTCAGTCCATACTTGACCAATGCATTCTTGAACACCCTACTGTCATGGAAGGCCATACCAACAGAGAATAAAGGAATTTCAGAAGTGCTATCATAAACTTTGTGCTCTGTCTTCTTCCCCTTAGGCATGTCATCCCTGTCACTTGCTTCATCATAAGATAAATCGTCTGCGCTGTCAAAATAGGGtgtcacatcaccatcaccatcatcaAGCTTGCAATCCTCTGGGACAAGGAAATCCTCTGGCACATCAACTACTTTCTCATCCTCTTCTCCAAGCATTTTGTCCCTGACCTTGTTCTTGAGTTCCCTTGCATATTTTTTGAATTCAATTGCTTCTTCGTCATCGGCAGAactattttcttcttcttc
Protein-coding sequences here:
- the LOC125509748 gene encoding uncharacterized protein LOC125509748 isoform X2, translated to MKPLGYLSVRQAEQGEGQREEQCSEEKRNSEESRGDAEEMHEVAEDAHVFHRPQKLPVSRKVVKGSGSIAGKSKVAEGKRNKGGEDESTSSDSDYEVDLEEEENSSADDEEAIEFKKYARELKNKVRDKMLGEEDEKVVDVPEDFLVPEDCKLDDGDGDVTPYFDSADDLSYDEASDRDDMPKGKKTEHKVYDSTSEIPLFSVGMAFHDSRVFKNALVKYGLKTYHHLLFPKDEKRRVSAKCSWPGCPWSIYGSITSRSDWFLVWRYNNEHTCIPRRDNKLVTCGVIAKKYFRQIRDNPSWKAEHIQQAVLQDLVADVSISKCK
- the LOC125509748 gene encoding uncharacterized protein LOC125509748 isoform X1 gives rise to the protein MIFEAAASLLCRSRLYDLCRLLLVCSASGDMKPLGYLSVRQAEQGEGQREEQCSEEKRNSEESRGDAEEMHEVAEDAHVFHRPQKLPVSRKVVKGSGSIAGKSKVAEGKRNKGGEDESTSSDSDYEVDLEEEENSSADDEEAIEFKKYARELKNKVRDKMLGEEDEKVVDVPEDFLVPEDCKLDDGDGDVTPYFDSADDLSYDEASDRDDMPKGKKTEHKVYDSTSEIPLFSVGMAFHDSRVFKNALVKYGLKTYHHLLFPKDEKRRVSAKCSWPGCPWSIYGSITSRSDWFLVWRYNNEHTCIPRRDNKLVTCGVIAKKYFRQIRDNPSWKAEHIQQAVLQDLVADVSISKCK